In Neoarius graeffei isolate fNeoGra1 chromosome 17, fNeoGra1.pri, whole genome shotgun sequence, a single window of DNA contains:
- the LOC132864686 gene encoding olfactory receptor 52K1-like — MQDFPPQNISFSTFKLNGFLALGEWRPILSMPYFLMFLLSTISNSIIIYLIVSQKTLHSPMYVLIGFMGVVDLCWPIFFVPSLLLNLLFDWNGISLMSCLIQMFFIQIFGAFQSTVLVWMALDRFFAICRPLYYHKHMEFHSFLKFIIVPVARNLFLNIIMIYLAGKLNFCRINEIDHCFCEHMGLVQLACGDTSINNLIGLVSAFLIPTSDFLFITASYIIIFASVLKSGKAHLKAINTCITHIIVMTVNLAFALIAFMSYRIRNNFSPNIRVFLSTMYILFPSCFNPIIYGVRTTEIRNQFLKLFNHLKVLPQ, encoded by the coding sequence ATGCAAGATTTTCCACCACAAAATATTTCATTCTCAACCTTTAAGCTAAATGGCTTTCTGGCCTTGGGAGAATGGAGACCCATTTTATCCATGCCCTATTTCCTTATGTTTTTATTGTCTACTATATCAAACTCCATTATAATATATTTAATTGTATCTCAGAAGACTCTGCACTCTCCAATGTATGTACTGATAGGTTTTATGGGTGTTGTGGACTTGTGTTGGCCAATATTTTTTGTACCAAGTTTGTTACTCAACTTATTATTTGACTGGAATGGAATTTCTCTCATGAGCTGTTTAATACAAATGTTTTTTATTCAGATTTTTGGTGCATTTCAGTCTACTGTACTGGTGTGGATGGCTCTAGATCGTTTCTTTGCTATATGCAGACCACTTTATTATCACAAACACATGGAATTCCACAGCTTTCTAAAGTTTATTATTGTGCCAGTTGCTAGAAATCTGTTCTTGAATATCATAATGATCTATTTGGCTGGGAAATTGAATTTCTGTAGAATAAATGAAATAGATCACTGTTTTTGTGAACATATGGGATTAGTTCAGTTGGCATGTGGAGATACTTCTATTAACAACCTAATTGGCCTTGTATCTGCTTTTCTTATTCCAACAtcagattttctttttattactgcATCATATATAATAATATTTGCTTCAGTACTGAAATCAGGAAAAGCCCACTTGAAGGCTATCAACACTTGTATTACACATATTATTGTCATGACAGTCAATTTAGCATTTGCCTTGATTGCTTTTATGTCATACAGAATAAGAAATAATTTTTCTCCTAATATTCGTGTTTTTCTGAGTACTATGTACATACTATTCCCAAGTTGTTTTAATCCAATTATTTATGGAGTAAGAACAACTGAAATAAGGAACCAATTTCTTAAACTTTTCAACCATTTGAAAGTCTTACCACAGTAA
- the LOC132864687 gene encoding olfactory receptor 52K1-like — translation MQDFPPQNISYTTFKLNGFLALGEWRPILSMPYCLMFLLSTISNSIIIYLIVSQKTLHSPMYVLIGFMGVVDLCWPIFFVPSLLLNFLFDWNGISLVSCLIQMFFIQIFGGFQSTVLVWMALDRFFAICRPLYYHKHMEFHSFLKFIIVPVARNLFLNIIVISLAGKLNFCRTNEIDHCFCEHMGLVQLACGDTSINNLTGLVSTFLISTSDFLFITASYVIIFASVLKSGKAHLKAINTCIAHIIVMTVNLAFALIAFMSYRIRNNFSPNIRAFLSTMYILFPSCFNPIIYGVRTTEIRNQFLKLFNHMKVLPQ, via the coding sequence ATGCAAGATTTTCCACCACAAAATATTTCATACACAACCTTTAAACTAAATGGCTTTCTGGCCTTGGGAGAATGGAGACCCATTTTATCCATGCCCTATTGCCTTATGTTTTTATTGTCTACTATATCAAACTCCATTATAATATATTTAATTGTATCTCAGAAGACTCTGCACTCTCCAATGTATGTACTGATAGGTTTTATGGGTGTTGTGGACTTGTGTTGGCCAATATTTTTTGTACCAAGTTTATTGCTCAACTTTTTATTTGACTGGAATGGAATTTCTCTCGTGAGCTGTTTAATACAAATGTTTTTTATTCAGATTTTTGGTGGATTTCAGTCTACTGTACTGGTGTGGATGGCTCTAGATCGTTTCTTTGCTATATGCAGACCACTTTATTATCACAAACACATGGAATTCCACAGCTTTCTAAAATTTATTATTGTGCCAGTTGCTAGAAATCTGTTCTTGAATATCATAGTGATTTCTTTGGCTGGGAAATTGAATTTCTGTAGAACAAATGAAATAGATCACTGTTTTTGTGAACATATGGGATTAGTTCAGTTGGCATGTGGAGATACTTCTATTAACAACCTAACTGGCCTTGTATCTACTTTTCTTATATCAACATCAGATTTTCTTTTCATTACTGCATCATATGTAATAATATTTGCTTCAGTACTGAAATCAGGAAAAGCCCACTTGAAGGCTATCAACACTTGTATTGCACATATTATTGTCATGACAGTCAATTTAGCATTTGCCTTGATTGCTTTTATGTCATACAGAATAAGAAATAATTTTTCTCCTAATATTCGTGCTTTTCTGAGTACTATGTACATACTATTCCCAAGTTGTTTTAATCCAATTATTTATGGAGTAAGAACAACTGAAATAAGGAACCAATTTCTTAAACTTTTCAACCATATGAAAGTCTTACCACAGTAA